The nucleotide window AATACCACAGAACAGGAACTGAGTTACTGAATTGGTGTTAAGGGAGAGCAGTCATGAAGAGGATGAAGTTAACAGACTTAGTGCTAGGCAAGCTTCCACAAATAAGCCACTGATTATTTTAGTTACGTTCATGCATGAAAGGCTGGAACATACAGAATCCCCTCTGAGTTGAGACAAAGATGTTGAGCTCCAGAGAACAAAAGCTGATAAAACCTCAAGCTGACATTTTCAGCTTAAGCGAATCCCTACTCAagaccacagcagcagcaggaaagagaTGGGACAGCCTAGTAAAACCTCCTGAAAACAGCCACTTAACTTCATGCCTCCTTGAATCCAATTAGTTCCCCAAACTGACTGAAGTCTGTAGGATATCTAAGTTTGTAAAAAGCCTTATCCTacatatagcaggggggttgaaactaggtgatcaaCGTGGTCCTTTTAAACCCAGGCCATTACACGATTCTACTTACAGGGAAAGCTTACCTAAAATCAATAAGGAGATAGTCAAAGAAAAAGTAGGTCTGTAAGGCTGTGAAGAATTAGTAATAATCTTGTCAAGGAACAACAAAGAGAGTCAAGgacaactgaaaaagaaaacccagccTAAAAGTGTAACCTTAGGCAGAGGGACTGTCAATGACAGgctacaggaaacaaaaaagggCAAATACTTTTTAAACCCACCCTCATCTCAGGCCCTGGACAAGGCAATTGCTCTACCTGGTTGCAGCACAGAAGCGAGCAGTGCATGAAGATAAGCACTGAACTGAGCCCTGATCCACTCATCTCCTCCTTCCCATCCGGTGCCGTCAAGGAAAACATCATCTCTGTTCTCAGTCACGTGCTTCACCAAGTAATCTGCAAACCTGAGGTCAGCTGTTGTAGGGTTCAGGATCTTACGAAGTTCTGGATCGTGGATTTGTACATGAGCATCTTCTATCTGTTTGTAATAATTCCAAGGGTAAAAATTTATCTAAATAGAACTGCTTACATGCACAGCATACTGAGAACCTACCTAAATCTAAACTCAGCAGTTTCAACAAATATAGAAAAGAGACAAGTGACCAATGAAATTCTGAATGAACAGTTGTCAGTGTCAGATATTGCTTTAGTTCAACCTGAAACTGATAATCTTCCTGGTAGATAGCAAAGCCTGCTCATTTGACAAGATTTAGAAGAGAAGTTTGGTGCTCACACGTGTTTTCTTAGAGGCTCACTGATTTGCATTTCAATTTATTAAGTTGATTATCAACATGTAGCTATTCAGGATATCAAATTTTGATAATATAATTGTATTCACTTAGTAGAGCAGACACAGTGCTTTCTTAGATAGTTTGCCCTGTTGATTAAATCAAGCCAAAGTCGACATTAATATGCTGCATTCTCAACTGTTCCTTACCTGCAGGCACTGATTTTTGAATACTTACTACAAAGCCATGAGAAAAAACCACGACATGAGAGGTAGAACTACACCAGtgacaaaataaatgttttaaagaaataatctgCAAATTCAAATACAATACCTAACATCAAGACAGACACATGACTTTTGCACAGGAAAGGTTATGTCCTACCCTGATACAAATGGAATAAGCTTCAGAATTTAAGAATTTATTTCACAGAGAAGTAACTGAAGATTTGGGCATGAAATCACACACTCAAAATGCaaccctttttttcccccccttcttcTTGTGTTCAAGAAGCTTGAATACAAAGAGTCATACTTCCACAATTGCATCGCTCAGATGTTTCTGCTGACGGAACAGGATATTGGTGGCTCCGGCAACAAAGCCGCGGACTGTCACATCTGACAGAAGatgatgctgctgcagtgccatgtATGGCAAGCAAAGGTATCCCTAAAGCAACAGAGACATTTAGAGGATTAATGCAcagacaaactttttttttttttgttcatattcagatttttttcccctaattcACAAAAGCCGCCACACTGAACCCAGTACAGACAACTCGGGCTACTATAATTTCACTACATCACATcctcaaagcaaagcaaccaGATTCCACACTTGGAGAGTTTTCCAAGAGGTTGTACTGCCTTCAAGTCTCAGGACTGAAACTACAATACAGTGCGAATTGAATGGAATCAAGTGTGTTTACAAGTGAACAAATTAAGCAACACAAATTGATGATGAGGTCTCAGGTTAGTTAAGAGATGGGAACTCAGTGGAGACAGAGATTCATCCCTCTGCTTGCATACCATGACGGCTTTTGATGTGTCTCAGGTCTACAGTGTCAGAGAATTAGAAACACACACAACTGCTATCCGCATTTGGAGGATGGAAATCTCCCAGCAGTCATTTTTTGATGGGCACACGCATGCCTGCTTTAAAAGAACAGGATAGAAAGCAATGCACCGTGCTCTTCTACTACTCCATGCTTATGTAAATCTCCTATTCCACTCTCCAATTTAAtagatataaaaaaaacaacccaaaacactTACTAAGAAGAGTGACATGGCTCTGAGGTAAGTAAATCAGAGATCTTGTGAAGCAGCTGCAGTTATTTAGAAGGAGAATTATAATACAGGAGGAGCAAAACCATGAAGTTGAGCACTGAAGTCTAATTCCAGCTGTCCAGCTGCAGATGGCATAGAGGGGGTTATTCACTACTAGTAACCCAGCTGAACTCCCAGTATACTGGACAGAATTAAAAGGCACATGTATTTCATCACACAGTAACTGGAAACATACGGTCGAAAGGAGCACAGCTACACTCTTGTTATACTGGATGCAAGGATGGATGACAACCatctgaaagcaaactgtgtgtgttgaaaaaaaaaccaacagtgttTTGAGATGGAATCACCAAcctaaaatgtaattttttttagaaaatacagaataagaAGCAAGCAAAGGAAGccagtgcttttcagcagttGCTACTTGAATTAGATATCATTCACTATTTAAAGGATCAAGGGTCAGTTCCCAAATTCACATTCTTGTATAACTCTAACagtgtttatttcagtgaacatgttcaaacaaaaaaacaacagtgaaagtTAAATGGGTTTTAGACCTTACAGAAGTGCTACTAAGGAAACAAGCACCACAACCTATGTTTCTCTGTTCTGCGGTGCACTTGGATCCATCATTGCACCATCTCACaaaatttctgccttttcacaTTTGTCAGATGTGTTAGTCTGTCCATTGCATGGCACAAACATGTTCAGAGAGCTCTAAAAGATTCCAACTTCCAGTAAGCAGTTAAACTATAACTTATGATCAGATTTTTCTGGTAGGTTTGAGATGTAGAgccatttctattttaattacatCAGATGAACTCAGATGAGAAGTGCCTATGTGGAACAGGAGGTAAACATACAAAACGCCAGCTTCCTTCAAATTGTTAGCTTTTCCATTTTATGAGCTTAGCAGCAAACTAAGTTTGCTCCCATAGGACCTCCTATCAGTCACTTGTTTCTTACTTTCAATCTAGTATTTTCAATagaatgaaaacataaattACAGGCTGTTCTGTTGCTTAGATAAGATTGTGAAGACAAACACCAGACTGTAGTTCTGTGCTGTAAAACCGTTCTCTAACAGTGACTTGAGGCAATATAGGGAAAATAATGTTTGAACTGCTCAGTTTGGCTTCTGTTTGTGCTGTTACCAATGAAAGGTATTCCAAGAAGCTCAAGTGCCattattaaacaaaacattctgcaagaaaatgcaaataaacatCTCCAAAGGAAGAAACGCCTCTGTAACCTCATCAGCTTGAGGAGATATATCTCAATCATCTGCTTAAACagcatattaaaaagaaaacaaaaaaaatatataccatCTCTCTTACTAACAAAGCTACCCTTAAAGGGGAGGcacttttttccatttgagaCAGAAAACCAGTCCCAGTAGATGAACTGCTTGTTAACTAACAATGCCCATCAGAGCCCATAAAGAAACTCTGGAATACCTCGAGTTCAGTTAGGCATTTTTCAGCGAAAGCTTGAAGCTCAGCAGTTCAGCACTGTGCACAGGGAAGAGCCATACACAACCAGGAACAGTTATCATACAAGGAGGTGTGAAAAAATATACacataaaaaaaggaaaatatgcttAGGTGACAGATAAGATACAGCTTTTATAATTAGTTTGGATTAACATGTCTAAACACTCAAGTACTCTGATCTCAACCCGTACAGATTAGATCAACAATTCTTcagagtaaaagaaaacagtagtTACTGATACACACCATTCATTAACCATGCTGGGTTAAGAGGTTATGGTCTTGTAGAACTGCAAATAGTACTAAGTGTATGTATGAAAGAGAAGTGGAATGCACGTGCCCACATCCCTTAGATGCACAGGCATGCTTTCCTCCTGCATACGAACATGCAGTCATTTGCCAGAGACCATGCCTCCATGCTCTGTAGTACCCTACTGTGTATTTGGAGTTCAGTTAACCATAAATTACAACTCTGACAAAGAGAAGTCCTTATGAGTTACCAGATACCATGAACAACCTATTTACCTTTGTAAAAATAGCCAACGGCATACCATACTGGTCCTCTTCCAGCCCAGAGATGAGTCCTGGAACAAGCACCACGTGTCCTGTGTTGGCTTGGGGCTGCACAGTGATTGGAAGACTTTCCGAGCTCGGGCATTCACTTGGACGATTTTCCACCTGTtctgatgctgctttttcaCATTCTCCTTTCATAGCAGCCTCATCCAAAATGCTAGGATCTAAGGTCTCCCAGTCACTTTCAGAGGATTCCAGAGATGTGCGGGAAGGAACTTCTAAATGTTGCACAGTGCCATTGGAGGACTGAGCTCCATTATAAGTCTTCTCTGATTGGGAGAAAGGCATGTTTGCTTTCTGACCTTCCATTGAATGGTTTCCTGCCATCTTCCTGCCTCCCTTCTCTGCTCCCAAGTTTGTGTTTGCAACATCACCAGCAGACACAGAAGCTGAGTTATCTAACCACGGTGTAGTTTCTTGCAAGCCAGCATCCTCTGATATGCTTTTTCTGGGTCTATAGTGTGAGCTGTCAGTAAGACCATGCTCAATCATACCTGCAAAGTGACATCACACGTTAAAGTCAGCATCTCAATACGAATCCAAATGACTTCTGTTAAAGACAGTGAAGAAACTGCCACTGTTGGATACTGGAAATCACATCTTTTACActactttggggaaaaaaaagaaaacaaagaaacaaaaagaaacaccaaacaaaaaaaccccctcCTTTCAGAAAAGAGGCCTACCTCAACTTTTTGTTTTGGGAAGACTGGCTGTAAGTTAAGAATTAGTAAGGTTATGTATGggtttatctttttgttttcagaagctcACGCAGAaagtttctgatttttaagGAACTTGGCTAATTCAGAGTCACATCTATGTGACCCACAGTTAATAAAGAAGATCCAGTGGCTTTAATTAAACAGAAGAAGTAATTCAGATGGTGCAAACAATGTTAGGAGGCATGCCCACATTACACACATAAGTCTACAAGTTACCCTGTTTTTCAGGCAGCATTTCAACATAACTCTGTTTTCATATGATTTATTCCCCTTGTAAGGTGGCACATACAACCACACTGTAATAACTGAGAAGTTCAAGGCTCTCTTCTTACCAGGAAATAATGACAGGACAGTCATCAGAGCTCCCACCAATCTATTTACTGGAGAAATATAAAACAGCACCTGGTGGcagaagaggaggggaaaaaatagaaaataaaaataaaagaacaaaaagagcagaggggaagtagaaaaaagggaattaaaaaataaatcaaaaactACAGTTGAGGACAACAAAGAACACAAACTGCtaaaggaatttattttaaaacaggaatTCTGCCTACCCACAAAAGCTCTTACAAAAGCTCATATTAACTATTTGAATACACATGTTGTATACTTGTACTTTATAATATTTATGATATATACATTGTATGTATGTGCCTTTGGGCATAACATACGGTCAGATTTTTCTGACTGAATGGTCTTATCAATCCAGCATGCTGACTGGATCAACTTCATAGAAATCTGATCAGGCAGAAATTGTTTCTGGCACTCTACCTAAGTTGTTGTTAATTTGTAGTGCATTGAAGTGTCTCTTCTAGATCAAAGAGGCCAAATAATCTCCGTTCCAGaattctggcaaaaaaaaaccctccatgAAAATATATGGAAGGTACGTGAAATCTAGGATAACTGCAGCATGCATGTATCTTCCTATGATAAAAACTGagtttacagaaacagaaaacacgATTGATATTAACTTTAGTGAAAAGTACTTAAGAACATAACTTCCTAGCTTCTCTTC belongs to Lagopus muta isolate bLagMut1 chromosome 7, bLagMut1 primary, whole genome shotgun sequence and includes:
- the AVL9 gene encoding late secretory pathway protein AVL9 homolog, producing the protein MEKRGAPLAALPRGPVLHIVVVGFHHKKGCQVEFSYPPLMPGEGHDSHSLPEEWKYLPFLALPDGAHNYQEDTVFFHLPPRCGDRTTVYGVSCYRQIEAKALKVRQADITRETVQKSVCVLSQLPLYGLLQAKLQLITHAYFEEKDFSQISILKELYDHMNSSLGGTLLEGSQVYLGLSPRDLVLHFRHKVLILFKLILLEKKVLFYISPVNRLVGALMTVLSLFPGMIEHGLTDSSHYRPRKSISEDAGLQETTPWLDNSASVSAGDVANTNLGAEKGGRKMAGNHSMEGQKANMPFSQSEKTYNGAQSSNGTVQHLEVPSRTSLESSESDWETLDPSILDEAAMKGECEKAASEQVENRPSECPSSESLPITVQPQANTGHVVLVPGLISGLEEDQYGMPLAIFTKGYLCLPYMALQQHHLLSDVTVRGFVAGATNILFRQQKHLSDAIVEIEDAHVQIHDPELRKILNPTTADLRFADYLVKHVTENRDDVFLDGTGWEGGDEWIRAQFSAYLHALLASVLQPDNDKTLSDFGTAFVAAWKNTHNYRVWNSNKHPALAEVHSSHPFQGQYSVSDVKLRLSHSVQNSERGKKIGNVMVSTSRNVVQTGKAVGQSVGGAFTSAKSAMSSWFSTFTQSSQSLGD